The following proteins come from a genomic window of Pseudomonas putida:
- a CDS encoding HlyD family efflux transporter periplasmic adaptor subunit — MNTAVNVNVVHESEAQRQHARVRIPAKLRFLDAQRQVHEVKVEDLSAGGLSFHAKQPQSVGDVLRGRLQFVVDNLGLSIDIEFQVRSYNPDNGRIGAQFQNLEPRDIATLRHIITSHLSGELISIGDVLSTLQRDNFTKARKQKDGGSGLSAFGRLKAVTVTLGVFVVGVAAFGFVAKSLYGMYFVSHAEAGVVAVPTTNVTMPRDGTVSSLVESGGQIVKGAPLASFTTSMLDMLKGNLEDAQLEPAKIEELFGKQLSGTLTSPCDCVVARQLVDDGQYAAKGQPIFQLIPRTTNPMIEARFSYRQFDEVKPGTRVNFQVAGEDEVRTGQIVSSTSLNSEDLSSDIRVQIKPDSSLPAELAGRPASVNSDRGPSLNWLIDKAVARGL; from the coding sequence ATGAATACCGCCGTGAACGTCAATGTCGTGCATGAGTCCGAAGCCCAGCGCCAACACGCCCGGGTACGCATTCCCGCCAAGCTGCGGTTCCTGGACGCCCAGCGCCAGGTCCACGAAGTCAAGGTCGAAGACCTATCTGCCGGCGGCCTGAGCTTCCACGCCAAGCAACCGCAGTCGGTGGGCGATGTGCTGCGCGGGCGCCTGCAGTTCGTGGTCGACAACCTGGGCCTGTCCATCGACATCGAGTTCCAGGTGCGCTCGTACAACCCGGACAATGGCCGTATCGGTGCGCAGTTCCAGAACCTTGAGCCACGTGACATCGCCACGTTGCGGCACATCATCACCAGCCACCTGTCGGGTGAGCTGATCAGCATCGGCGACGTACTCAGCACCCTGCAGCGCGACAACTTCACCAAGGCGCGCAAGCAGAAGGATGGTGGGTCAGGCCTGAGCGCCTTCGGCCGCCTCAAGGCAGTCACCGTCACACTGGGCGTGTTCGTGGTCGGCGTTGCGGCCTTCGGCTTCGTCGCCAAATCGTTGTACGGCATGTACTTCGTCAGCCACGCCGAAGCCGGTGTGGTCGCAGTGCCGACCACCAACGTCACCATGCCGCGCGACGGTACCGTGAGCAGCCTGGTCGAAAGCGGTGGGCAGATCGTCAAGGGCGCGCCACTGGCCAGCTTCACCACCAGCATGCTGGACATGCTCAAGGGCAACCTTGAAGACGCACAGCTGGAGCCGGCAAAGATCGAGGAGCTGTTCGGCAAGCAGCTGTCCGGCACCCTCACCAGCCCCTGCGACTGCGTGGTCGCGCGCCAGTTGGTAGACGACGGCCAGTACGCAGCCAAGGGCCAGCCGATCTTCCAGCTGATCCCACGCACCACCAACCCGATGATCGAGGCGCGCTTCAGCTACCGCCAGTTCGACGAGGTCAAGCCGGGCACCCGGGTCAACTTCCAGGTGGCCGGCGAAGACGAAGTGCGCACCGGTCAGATCGTCAGCAGCACCAGCCTCAACAGCGAAGACCTGTCCTCCGACATCCGCGTGCAGATCAAGCCGGACAGCAGCCTGCCCGCCGAACTGGCAGGCCGCCCGGCGTCGGTCAACAGCGACCGTGGCCCGTCGCTGAACTGGCTGATCGACAAAGCCGTGGCCCGTGGCCTGTGA